aCCTGAAGTTATTGCTGAGAAGACAGGATATAACCCAGCCGGCATTTGGtcctaaaaaacgttttttgaacgttcaaaagacgttctgaacgtcttttgaacgttcaaaagttGTCTTTTTAGGACCAAATGTCTGATGGAAAGATGATTATTTTGAGCATTGGTCCCATTCTTTCctttaaaatagagaaaatGTTTGATCATACCAGTCCGAAAAAGTAGCTTCATGAAACATATTTTAACTGGTTTTCCCACCAAAAATGTTCTTTCGTTTGTTCCTTGGTCCATATCATTCTTctcctaataaaatttatttacagtttataatttttagactttaataaaacttctgTCACAGGTCTTCCTTATAAAAGCTCTGTCACAGGTCTTCATTTCAAAAAGTtgcattaaatacatttaaaaaaattaatttaacacaattattaaaaactcaaactaaatataaataattttacaaatgtactttaaatcaaaaaccaaactaatattaacttgaaactaagacaaataaaacaaacattgattttgatatgtaaaaaaaatgatcaTAAAAATATGTCGTCAATAGGTGTTAAAAACCATGTCATAGCATCTTTATGtatgctaaataaattttttatctgtttttgattgtcttacggtagaatttaaaaaaaagccataaacaacaaaaaaagtttaatttttgcgccctcttttttcaaattttgcctCTCCCCTCGTCCAGActattactgtttttaaaaatcaagttgTAGCAAGGTGATCCTATAAAGCTAGGGTGTTAACTTTTTTCAAGTGTgatctagatataaaaaattaacaaatctccagaaaattaaaatcctttgaaaatttacaaatttcttaaaactttGGATGGGTGTAGTAAGGTTAAATAAAGGTGCATTTTTGTGCTAAGCGAGTCTTTGCATTCTTGCAGTTATTAAATCcgcaaaatgattttttgtttgtttattttacgtgttttttcaaagtaaacagaaatcaaaatgtaaaattatacacaaactttttcataaaatcaaaaaaaactttcacaaagacttttgtgaaaattttttacattcagAATGTCGTATGCAAAGTCTTAAAGATTACTATTTCATATTCAAAATATgcagttgtatattttttaaaggagttaaaaaggtaaatattgaaagtatttaaaacaacaGGTGACCAGTGGCCTAACATCTGTGTTGTGggacattgaataaaaaaaaatgtattgactCCTTAACTTTTTTATACCTAAGTTACGGTCTTTAAACACTCCTAAGTTTGTGAGCTTTTTTCCGCTCTTTTTAACTCTCAAATGAAGCTCCATAAATTACACAAAACTTTGccttaaaatttttgttcaaaatataaTAGCATAACGCAGCCTTTAATCATACTGGAAGCTTTTACTCTTAACCACAATTCATCAAATTTAGTGACacgctattttttatttgcaaaatcgCCAATAAATTCTTCTTTGTCAAAAAGTGTAGCTTACTTATTTCCAATTGCTCGTAAAGACAATCCAGATAGTCAAACTTTAGAAACCGCTTGCTCCTCGTAGACTGTAGGTAGATTGTTACGATCTTAAGTTTGAAACATCGTTCACACAATGCAACAGTCAATAAaagtgttataaaaataaacatggaGTTGCAAATCTGGCATCAAAACAGCTAGTTTTACTTTGATTAGATATTGTAAAATACCTCAAACAGTCTCCATTTTGCATccttatgaaattttttacagtAAGTTCTCGTGAAAATCTGGTGTGAGCGAATTCCTTGTGCGAGAATGCCATTCGTGTCAATAGGGTATGGTTTTACAAATTTGGTTGCAGCAAGTTTTATTTCAGTATGCAAAAAATTCTTAAGAAATAAGAATACAAAAGTGTAAACCAATCAGTGATCTATTTTTGGCCCTAGTAATGTGACTGCAGTTGATGTATTGACCGATAGCGTCGTCCTTTTCCGTCTTGTTTTGACTTTCAAGGCAAATTATTTTAAGCActttaagaatatataatattatggatataattaaagaatataagaatattaggaataaaattttattaaataaaaacaaaaaggaataatactttaaaagtaaataacgTGAAAGTGAaaacgtaaataaaaatataaaaaaattagttttttaaaacaaattgttgTTATAACAACTTACgtgaaaacataattttataatataaataaatttattactgactaaatgaaaaattagttttttcatcactaaaaaaattcagaataTAAAGAAGAGTTAGTTTTTTGAATTAGTCTTGCCAATGGGCGGCAACATGATTTTTGATGTTTCGCATATGACACTTTCATTGGACATTTGCCATTGGGCAAACTCTAAGCTTCAGTTCATGTTTATGCATATGTCAATtgagttttgcaaaaaattgcgttGGTTAAACACTAGAGACCGAAATACTCAAACAGTCCCTACTTGCCTAAATATGAGAAAAATGAACtaagataatatttattaatttttatacttaaaaaattaaatcttatttttgatttaaattcattaaaggTTTTCATCTCATAATCTTTTAGTATTCGAAAGTTGTAAccatgcattttattttattattcgaaAGTTGTAAccatgcattttattttatttcaactcTTTTCATATTGAGAAGGTTGCAAATTTTAcataatctttaaataaaatttaataatttttgtgaactaaaaagtgaaatttaaaaCACATCAATCAATTTGCCTGAAAGCATCATACCCATGAGGCCAATCGATTTGTTTACTATGTTTacatataattcaaaaaaaaaaaaaaaaaaaacatgatggaaaataaatattttataaaaccagGTTTTAAcgttattaaaaagtttcattaaatttaaatttcacatttgaaacatcatttttttttctggcaCAGGATCTAAAAAAGACGCTCTTTGAAGGTTTAAAAGACCTCCAAAACGTTGTAGAagcagtggttagcgcgcttgcCACAGAAGCTAAAGATCCATGGTTCAATGCCACCTCTGAGCAAGTTTTCTAACATCGGTAAGGAAGCAGGCGTAaacttcctttcaaatgcttttccgcagtgctctatgataagaccgtaagaacttcttggggcacctaaaatataaaaataaaaaaaataaaaaaaacgttcaaaaggcgatcaaaacgttcaaaagacgtttaaaagacgtcatTTTAAAGTCTTGTATCCactaaagtaataaaactattattattattgttattatttttattattattattattattattgttattattattatgtatttcattataaagaaaaatttacaaaaatggatacgatttattttaaactgtaCTTTTacgacaaattaaaaaaaaaaaaaaacatccttAATAGCattattcttgaaaaaaaattaattgaagcattttataaattatacagaTATAGGGGAGGGTTGCATAAGATGAACAGGATCCTAAGATTGTATAACTTCTTTTACGGGTAGACTACGAATTTTTTTGGTTAAGTCATACAAGTTCTGCGgtgttacttatttaatttcttgGTCGTGTAGTTAATATCTTATCATtgcttattgtaaaaaaaaatttaccatgcccgttataattttttattattcaatattttgtaactaCCTCAAAACGAAACTAGgtcatcaaaaatttattatatcctcaatattttatgcttatctACTGCTAATTTCATGGGTTATATGATATAATACATTAGCTGTTGTCattctatttaaattatgatagtaCTTGGTAAAGTTGCTTAAGATGATATGTTTTGAGACGCTCAAGATGATAAGCggttttttattaagaaaagcgCGTTTTTACGGAgctttattttggtatttcaagagcgtaagttttttcaaaaaatagtatcGCAAACTTTTGTAGAGGtaggaaatatttattatagttttttttatggttgagataattactttttactttagtATAGTCCTTAAagatacaacttttttttaaattactttgtgattattttgagtttttttgaattCCATTTAAATAGGTCATCTATGGAAACTGGTTTCCTATGATGAGATGGTTGggtattagggtgtcccaaaattatacaaaaaaacacttttttttaaaactcctcTTGTACACCCAAAATTCCTTGTCTATACTAAGGCAGAAGAcaaataaatgctaaaaaattacTCTCAGATCATTTTAAGTGCTTACTGTAAAATTCCAAAATCTctattttttagcttttcaaaatatcaaaataaaataaataagtgtgATTATTTTGTccactaatatatatactaatattatCATATAgagagctttaaatatttataagttctTTTTGAGTTACAttctttgttactttttttctcTCCTCTCTTGCTATCAATAGTATATTTTGGCGCTGTTCTTCCTTttgagaatatttaaaaaagtcgTTTATTAAGCCAATGTTTCTTTCAGCGCAGTCATTAGTTACACTAAGTCCTTtaacaaaaacttcaaaaacacCATATGATTCAGTTTTTGAAAAGTTGGGATGAGAAGAAACCCAATCTTTAACTTGATTTGTGATTCCAAGGCGTAAAAATATAAGCCAGCTATCAGCAGTAACAAGTTCTGAAAGCTTGCTGTTTGGTAAGATTAAAACTGGAATAGGTTTTtccatatttatatttttttgctctGGAACTGGAAAAGAAATTAACGAATTCAAAATCTGATACTTAACAGACATTTCCAAGTGAGAATCAACGAGTGAAAACACAACTATTGCTGGAGAAAGATACCACGAATGTTTACgaaaacttttaatcaaagCATTACCAATATCAGCATTAAATTCATCCTTGATAACATATGCTgctttaaaagcattaaaatcattaagtaCAGCGTGTTGAGCGCATCTAGATTTAAGGTACCATGGAGCATAACAAACAGCAACAATGAAGGCACAtgtttctatttcttttttattttcatcaggTAAAAAGCTTCTAACAGTGGATGTCATCTCTAGTGAAAGAATATACAAAGCATCCACCATAAATCTTGCTTCGTGACAAGCTCCAGGTTgatgaattttaaattctttaagcTTATCAGATTCGACGCCAAGATAAAAAGCCAAATATTTTACAAGGTGATTATAGTCATTTcttggaaaaattttattctctaaTGAATACTTTGCATAATCTTTAGCTGCTAGCGCCAAGATGTGAAGCTTGCTACCTATTTCGAGCTTGTTCCAATCAAATATTTTCAGTTCTGGAACTCTTGAATTCACAGATTCATGAGAAGTTTCCCAGTTTCTTTGAAAAGCCAAGTACATAGATTTACTTGGACCCTTAGATTTAACTTTAGTGATAGCCTGTATTGCATGATTTATATGAAGTTCATATATGTGGTGACGACACATAaaccaaaacaaacatttattaagaattctacttattattattatagctcTGTTTAGTCTACCTGTATTACTTGATGTAGTATCAGTACAGACTCCAATTATATTATCCGCTATTTCAAAGTActctaaaatgttttgaataacaATGGCTTGATTTTTTCCTTTAGTGCTCTCTACAGGTATAATTCCAAGTAGGCGATCGTCTTTTGTAGTAAATTCAGGACTGGTAACAGATATAGCAACCCTTTCCTTCTTaacagtaatttttaattttttctctatttcT
The nucleotide sequence above comes from Hydra vulgaris chromosome 09, alternate assembly HydraT2T_AEP. Encoded proteins:
- the LOC136084733 gene encoding uncharacterized protein LOC136084733, whose translation is MAKRKTTAKIKKSNYNVNLNPRRPLYILRSPISVFPIHQLPTNGTVLRYYQYVITEKSKRFKSTQENFSCKTKSGSRDMVCHDKDFCYESMEICCLRKVVNIWKYAGFGKYIISEVQIVKKFIKLNKLYISMRNTSYLSWNTITKKNHENRFEEFLENLFDISQNNIEDKIKSDKDMPRSNDAVIEDLAFLQDQRTMRRGVISNKYDIDMQQRVERRIKRYERMRSYEEKCRVNEYFGLDRKVDFEMDEVISHNSDEFEASGSAAHQSSVSSDSDLDFQERGETQLPTHTKLKRQKHSKLGCSEIAIEFDRDNLILATTPVSVRCGISIRLQTMFLGAVIKALGGNVNDLNISRSSVARSRFKYIEDLGTTIRSSYYEEMAGKNLILHFDSKLVKEIEKKLKITVKKERVAISVTSPEFTTKDDRLLGIIPVESTKGKNQAIVIQNILEYFEIADNIIGVCTDTTSSNTGRLNRAIIIISRILNKCLFWFMCRHHIYELHINHAIQAITKVKSKGPSKSMYLAFQRNWETSHESVNSRVPELKIFDWNKLEIGSKLHILALAAKDYAKYSLENKIFPRNDYNHLVKYLAFYLGVESDKLKEFKIHQPGACHEARFMVDALYILSLEMTSTVRSFLPDENKKEIETCAFIVAVCYAPWYLKSRCAQHAVLNDFNAFKAAYVIKDEFNADIGNALIKSFRKHSWYLSPAIVVFSLVDSHLEMSVKYQILNSLISFPVPEQKNINMEKPIPVLILPNSKLSELVTADSWLIFLRLGITNQVKDWVSSHPNFSKTESYGVFEVFVKGLSVTNDCAERNIGLINDFFKYSQKEEQRQNILLIAREERKKVTKNVTQKELINI